The Oleiphilus messinensis DNA segment GAAAGACAAATTCCGAGAATTTTCAGCCGGGTTAAGACCTCGAGCACATTGGTCGCATCACGCATTAGTGCCGTTTCAGTGATTTCAAGAATGATATCGCTGGGGTCGATGGCTTCATTTTTTAGCTTTGCGGCGAGATTGGTTGCGAAATCCAGTTGGGAAAGGTTCAACATGGAGACATTGATCGACAGTTTGAGCCGGTGACCTTCCGCTTTGAATCGTTTCAATTCCTGAATCGACATGTCGATCACCCGCTCTGTGATGGCGTTGATCAAGCTGGACTCTTCTGCCAGCGGAATAAACTCATCCGGCCCGACAATGCCGCCAAATTCCGAGCTAAACCATCGAATGAGCGCTTCTGCGCCAAACACACATTGTGATTGCACATTTACCTTGGGTTGGAAAAACAGCGTGAATTCATCGTTATCCAGGCCAAATTGTATGGCATCGGCTGAAACCGAGCGCTTACCGAAAGGTTTGGGTTTCGGGGCGAATGGTTCATTGAAAACCTGATCCAGCAACAATGCCAATGCTTCTTTCTGAATCGGCTTTTGAATTGCACCGAGTACATCGAGATTATGGGCTTTACCCAGATCCCGCGCCATGCGCAGAATATCGGAATCCAGACCACTGATCACCGCAACTTTGCCGTCAAAATTGACTTCTGCCAAATGGCGCAATAAAGCCAGGCCATCCATATCAGGCATTTCAATGTCGCAAATAATGAGATCGAGCGGACTTACCGATTGTCTGCTCTCAACTAACGCCAGTGCTTCCTGTCCTGAGCACGCTGTTTCACATGTTTGGATCTCCAATTCTTCGAGTGCACAAAGGAAGAGTTCTATGGCAAATTCGTCATCATCCACAATCATCAGATTTAACTGTGTGATGTCTGGCATGTTATCTCCTATTGACGACTATCGGGAATGTTAAATGTATGACGATATCGTCAGTGTATCAGTGCGTTAATATCCGGTAGCCAAGTGTTTTTTAAATAGTCTAGCACTCCCGTTACCAAAGGTTGTAGTTCCGGAACTTTTGCATCGAGAATGTCTGTATTTCCATCTTTTCCTGCCTTTTCCAAGGTCTCACTTAGACTGGCTAACTCTGAAGCACCAATAGACCGTGCGGATGATTTCAATTGATGGGCTAATTTACCCACCTTTGTACCGTTTTGATCCTTGTGGGCCAGAATGACTTCATTGAGTAAGCGTTCTGTGGTTTCCATAAACTTGGTGAGTACGCGTTTTTGAATCTTCGGATTTGTTCCTACAACTTTGGCCAGCATCTCCCGATTTACCGGGCCCACCGCGCTGCCCTCGATAGCGCTCTCCTGGATTGTACTTTCCTGGATAGTTCTTTTCTGGATCGCGTTCAAGGGTGTGTTTCCTGATTCGGTAACCTGTTTGAGCGCTGTTTGGGGTCGGGCAAGCGGTAACCAGCGTTGCAGAATGGTCTCGAGCACCGGGAGCGTCAGTGGCTTGGATAAAAAATCATCCATACCCGAGGCGGTACACAGCTCAACCTCGCCGGGCATCGTACTGGCGGTCACGGCGATAATTGGTAAACGTGGGCGATGGTGTTCTGTTTCGTATTTCCGGATGGAGCGCGCCAAGTCATAGCCATCCATCCCCGGCATATGGCAGTCCGTGAGGAGCAAGTCAAATTCCTCCCGTGTGACTTTGGCAAAAGCAGAAACACCGTCTTCGACAACGGTGACATCTGCGCCGAATTGCTCTAACTGTGAACCAATTACTTCCCGATTGGTGGGGTTATCTTCCGCCACGAGAATTCGTTTACCCGGGAATTGCACATATTCAGCAGTTGTTTCGACCTTCGCTCTGGCTGGCAGCATTCCGGGTGCCGTTGTTTTGCTGCTTTTTAGTGCTTCCCCGGGCGCGATCATCATTGCCCTGGCCACGGCGGTCTGGAATTTGGTTCGCAGTAATGGGGCGCGATCCAGTGAGAGAATTTGCGAACCAACGAGTTTAATACCCGTGCGGCTCGCTTTGTTTAATATAATGGCTGGTAGTTCCTGTTCCGCGCTGGCCTGACGTATGCGGAGAACCATGTCAGCAGTGCATTCCGGTGACGCTTCGGCCAACGCTACAATCAGAAGGTGAACGGACCCCCCTTTTTCTTTGCTGGATAATAGCGATTGAATCGCATTGTCTTCGGTCTCGACAAAGGTGGTGTCGACGGAAAAGGTGCTCAGATAATTGGCGATAGAGAGTCTGGTTTCGGTATTATCCACCAATGTCAAAGCTGTCAGCCCCTCGGGAATCACTTGCCCATATTGAGGGGAGGGTGCGGAGGAGACGTCGAAATTGATCTCAATCGTGAAAGTGGTGCCACGGTGTGGTTGGGAATCTACATTGATTTGTCCATTCATGGCATCCACGATACTTTTACAGATCGCCAGTCCAATGCCCATGCCGCCGAAACGGCGTTTTGTGGACGCTTCAGCCTGAGAAAACGGTTTGAACAGATCCGGTAATTTGTTCCTGAAAATACCAACGCCATTGTCTTTGATGGTAAAGCGAACCGTCGCTTTATCGCTGAGTCTGCGGGGAACCGATACCGTGAGAAGTACCCGACCCGGTTTGCTTTCGGTGGTGTTGGTAAACTTTATTGCGTTCTCCAGCACGTTAAAGAGCATCTGCTCCAGTCGGGTTCGGTCGGAATAGATAATATCCGGCACCTCGGGCTCGACGATGAGCTGCAAGGTGACGTCTTTCAGATCAGCAAATGGCACGAGGTCACCAACGACTTTGTCGATGACGATTGAAGGACGAACCTGTACGCGCTCGAGTTCGATACGCCCGGTTTCAGACTTTGAAAAATCGAGTAGATTGTTGATCAGTTTCATCAGAAAGCGGGCAGAGCGATTAATGGTGTCGACCATACCCAGTTGAGTCGAATCCAGCTGGCTCTGCTTCAAGACCTCCAGTGTGCCGATCACACCATTCATGGGGGTGCGGATTTCGTGACTCATATTGGCGAGAAAAGCGGACTTCGCATGATTCGCGGCCTCAGCTTCTTCTTTGGCAATCCTGATCTCTTGCTCCGCTCTTTTTCGGTCACTGATATCGGTTGCCACTTTTACGATTTTATACTGTTTGCCATTAAGATCCCGAATAGGATTGTAAGAGGCTTGAATCCATATCTCCTGGCCATTTTTACCGATTCGGCAAAATTCGGAACTGTGAAACTCCCCGTTTTTAAGCGTTTGCCAGAAACGCCAATAGGCCTTGGCGTTTCTGTACTCGCTATCGACCAGCATCGAATGATGCTGGTGCTGAAGTTCCGCAAGCGTGTAGCCAAAAAGCTTTAAAAAATTGTCGTTTGCTTTCAGTATTATCCCGTTCAGGTCGAACTCGACAACGAGCTGAGATTTGTTAATGGCATCAACTTGACCAATGTAGTCTGCGAAGCGGGCCCGTTCTGCGGTGATATCTGTCGCGTATTTGATCACTTTATAGGGCTTTCCTGCATCATCAAGGATCGGATTATAAGTCGCTTGAATCCAGAGCTCGTTGCCGCCCTTGGCAAAGCGTTTGAACGCCGCAGACATAAACTGGCCTTGTCCAAGTTGTTGCCAAAATGCTTTGTATTCACTGGAGCTGCCATAACCCGGCTCGACAAAAATAGAATGATGTTTACCCACAATTTCGTGCAACTGGTATCCCATAAGACGCAAATAGTTTTGGTTGGCATCCAGAATAGTGCCATGCAGATCGAACTCGATTGTGGCAAGGGATACATTGAGTGCTGCAAGTTTGGCTTCGGAGCGATTGCGGAGCTCCGTTTCGTTATTCAGGGCCACCTGTAATTCTGCGGACGGGTTGCGACTCAGAAATGTCATGGTTTTGTGCTTTGCGCGCCAAAGCAACAGCGTTAAAAAAAACGCGAGCAGCGCAGACAGGGAATTCATACCCACGGTAAATGACAGGCCCTCTGTGGCACCATGTGCAATTGCTCTGAGCGAAAAAGCGGTTCCGCAGGTGAACGTAACAAAGAGCAGAGCATTTACGATTGATTTTGGGGAGAGAGGTTTACCACGAATAACTACGACCACTAAAACGATGAGCCCCGAAAAGGCAAGGAACAGTATCAAATCCGGTGTAAACAGAAAGGGTTCCAAACCCGGATTTGAAAGGGGTGGTTTGTGGTCGAGCACCGTCTGCTTACCTCACTGAGATTCTGCCATTGCATCTTTGCGATCTGAGCTTAAGCATAGTTCAGAGCGTTTGCATACTGCAAAATAGTGAATCCGCTGAGCGACTGCCACAAGTCGATTAGGTTGTTTGTTTTGTGCTCAATTTCTCTTTTGGACTATTCTACACAATAGACTGAAATTGAAATCATCTCGCTGGCGATTGCGCGTCGCAGCAAGCTGGGTGTAGAGGACAATATATGAAAATTCTGGTGGTAGAAGACAATCCGATAGATCAGGAAATTATAAAAGTAAATCTCCCGGATCACGAAATTCTGATCGCGGAATCCGGAGAAAATGCGCTGGAATTGATCGAACTGTCACCGGACTTGGTGCTGCTGGATATCGAATTGCCGGGGATCGATGGTTATGAAACCTGTAAACGGATGCGTAAAAATGCGGGAATGGAAATCACCCCGATTGTATTTTTAACCCACATGACCGGACTTGGGGATAGAATCAAAGCCTATGACGCCGGTGGTGATGACCATTTAAGTAAACCCTGTGATCACCTCCTGTTGCGCTCCAAAGTGGACGTGTACGACAAAATTCGAAAACAAATGCAATCATCCGCGGATGAAGCCAAATGTGCAATCAGCGCATTGCTGAATCTCCAGAGTCAATCCTCTAAGGTTCACTGTATCAGCCGGTTTGTGCAAGCCGCAAGATATTGCCGGGACGTTGATCGCCTGCTCGGACTTTTTCTCTCGACTGCCAGAGAAATTGGTGTGCAGTGTATTCTGGAAACCCGATTGGACGGGGTCTCAAACTGGGTTTCGACCAAAGGCCCTGTTTCTGTTCTGGAAAAAGAGATTTTGGAATGTGCAAATAGCGTCGAAAAAATTCATCAATTCGGTCAGCATAGAGCGATTTTTCATTGGCCCCAAGTCTCCATGTTGGTTCTACATGTGGAAGATTCACTCGATATCCTGGCATTGTTTATGGACTCGCTCGATGCTGCACTTAAAGCTATCCGGACTGAGGCTCAGTTATTGGAGCGGGTAAATCAACTGGAGAAATATAATTCGCTTGTCAGCGATCAAGTTACAGATCTGTTCGAACAGATGCGGGGGGAACTCACTGAAATGATCGTATCCCTTGGCCTCGTTGCGGCACTGGAGCCCGATGAGCAGGATCGATTCAATGACATGCTTGAACGTTACGACAATAATATTCGAGACAAGCTTCGAACGCTTTCCTACAACAATTCCGAAATTCGGATACTGGTTTCCGATTTGCGCAGTGCACCAGAAGACATTGAAAAATTACTTCGTGAACAACATCAATTTTCCGGGAACAACAAGAATACGGAATTATTCTAACGTTATCACATAGGTCAAGCGAACGCCCGCGCTAATTGGGAACAATCAGTACATGTTCAAGTCTGTGATAGCCGTCACACAGTAGGAAAATGATACCTGTTGGTGTAGCCTAGTGGGTTTTACAACATTCAAGCCAACATTGTGAGGAAATTTTTAACATGAGACGTCCCGTTCGAGTTGCGGTCACCGGGGCCGCGGGTGCTATCAGCTACAGTTTGCTCTTCAAAATTGCAGCAGGTGAGATGATGGGTAAAGATCAACCCGTGATTCTACAACTGGTGGAAATGCCGCAGATGATGGAGAAGCTGCTCGGCGTGGCGATGGAGTTGATGGATTGTGCTTATCCATTACTGCACACTATTACCTTGCATGACAATGTTGAGGATGGCTTTAAAGGCGCTCACTACGCCCTGCTGGTAGGGGCCAAACCCCGTGGACCGGGAATGGAGCGAAGTGATTTGCTGGTTGAAAACGCGGCGATTTTTGCGCGTCAGGGCAAAGCGTTGAATGATTTTGCGAATCGGGATGTCAAAGTACTGGTGGTGGGTAACCCGGCCAATACCAATGCGTTGATTGCCAGCCGGAACGCGCCTGACCTGAGTCCTTCCCAGTTTACCTGTCTGACCCGGCTGGATCACAACCGCGCGAAAGGCATACTGGCCAATCACAGTGGTGCAACAACCCGTGATATCGGCGGCATTATGATCTGGGGGAATCACTCCACGACACAGTACCCTGATTTGCATCAGGCCACGATCATTGGCAAACCTGCGTTGGATTTTGTCGATATGGACTGGTACCGGGATGAATTTATTCCCAAAGTGCAAAAACGTGGTGGTGAAATAATCCAGGCCCGTGGTCAATCCAGCGCCGCATCTGCAGCACAGGCTGTAGTGGATCAAATGCGTGATTGGGTGTTAGGTACCGAGCCGGGTGAAATTATCAGCATGGGCATATTGAGTGATGGTAGTTATGGCATAGCCAAAGGCGTGTTTTACTCGTTCCCGGTGCGCTGTAACTACGGTCGTTATCAAATCGTGCAAGACATTGACGTGAATGAATTCAGTCGTCAGCGCTTGCAAGCCTCAGAGCAGGAACTGCTGGAAGAAAAAGCGGTGATTGAGCATCTACTGCCCAAAGAGACAGAACACTCTCATCAAAACCTGAGCATCTGCTTGCGTTCAGGGGTGACATTGTACGCCGATGATGCGGGTCCGGATGCTACCAGCAACTTCCTGTCGACTCATCGGGTGATGTAATCCACGCCTGCTGTCTGATCATGGAGTCGGTGAGTCACCGATTTCTTCAAAATACTGTTTCAGGCAATTCATCACCAATCGAATCCGTGCGGTTTTGCGCAGGTCCGGGTGAGTGAGCAACCAGATGTCACTCGCCGGGGCTGGATCAAACTTACAGCATTTTACAATGCCGGGGCGTTGTTGATCTGCAGGTAACAGCGCAATACCGTGACCCGATTCTGCAAAATAGGACATGGCGGTCAGTTCGTCACAGCGGGTTGTGATCCTTTCCGGATGATGTTGTTCCAACCAGGAGAATGCGGGCAGGTTCAGCATCGACCCGCTCCCGCCAATGAGGTTGTGGGCTGACAAGTCTGCCAGTGAACTCAGTTCAGGAGCGGATTCCAGATAGGTCGGGCTTGCGTAGATGCTCCAAGGCAGTGAGGCCACTTTTCGGCCAATTAAATGTTCGGGTGGATTGGGCGTTGCACGCACGGCAATATCCGCAATCCGACTGTTCATATTGATTTCCTGATTCGTGCTCAATACTTCAATGGTGATTTCCGGATACTGTTGTCGAAAGGAGGTCAGGGCATCCGGTATATAGTGATACGCCAGATTGAATGGCGCGGTAATCCGGACATGGCCACGGGGTTGTAATTCTTTGCCGATGAGCAGGCGTTCGATATCACTAAAGCGATGGGCAATGCTGTCACCCAGCGCGGCCAGTTCTTCACCTATCGGGGTGATCTGGTATTGATTTCCCTGGACTTCCAGTAGTCGGGCCTCAATAACGGACTCCAGTGCCTGTAGCCGCCGGTACACCGTGGAGTGATTCACGCCGAGCTTTCGGGCGGCTCCTGCCAGTGAACCGGTCTCGACAATGGCCAGAAATGTTTTCAGTCCATTCCAGTCCATAATAACCTCTGCATTTATGCATTATTAATGGAGAAAAAGCGTATTCATATTGCGTTTCTGCAAATATTTGTGTTTCGCATTATAGACTATTCCCTGTAAATTTCGTCCCTTATTGATTGCGAGGCATTGCATTAATGCAATATGAAATTGCATAAATTGAGAATTAAACTGCACAGATGCACAGGTTAGACTGAATATCGTTCAACCGTGGAGATGTTTTTATGCAGATTAAACCGAATGCGGACTTAGCCGCGTTATTGCTAAGATTGACCTTGGGTAGTGTGTTACTGGCCCACAGCCTGTACCTGAAATGGGTTGTGTTTACCTTACAGGGCACGGCAGATTATTTTAGTTCGATCGGGCTGGCTTCCTGGCTGGCGTATGTGGTTTTTGCCGCAGAAGTTGTCGCGGGTGTCGCCTTATTGCTGGGCGTAGCAACCCGTTGGGTTGCGCTCGGGGTTATCCCCATATTACTGGGGGCGACGGTGGTACACTGGGGCAATGGCTGGCTATTCACCCGTACCGGTGGCGGCTGGGAATATCCTCTGGTGCTAACCTTGATGGCGGTGATTCAGTTCTATTTGGGCAGTGGTCGCTTGGCACTCAAGCCAGACTCTGGTGATTTCATTCAGGTCGAGCACAAATCGAGAGGGCAGGCTTATGACGCAATTTGATAACAATACATCCGGGCTTGAATACGAATTGGTAAGTTTCAAACTCTGTCCGTATGTTCAGCGTTCCGTAATTACGTTGCGTGAGAAGGGCGTAGCGTTCAAGCGTACGGATATCGAGCTATCGAACAAGCCGGAATGGTTCTTGCGGCGGTCACCCACCGGGAAAGTGCCCATGTTGCTTGTTAACGGTAACACCGTGTTGTTTGAATCAGCAGTGATTTGTGAATTCATCGATGAAACGACACCCGGGTCGATGTTACCGGAAAATCCGCTGGAGCGGGCCTACCACCGTGCCTGGATTGAATTTGGTTCGACCATTCTCAATCAGATTGCCAGGTACTACAGTGCCGAATCCGAAGTAGATTTTAACCTGGCCGCACAGAATCTGAGGGCGAGCTTTGCCCGTGTCGAGGCAGAAATGGTTTTGCCCTTTTTCTCGGGTGAATCGTTCCAGATTGTGGATGCCGTTTATGCCCCGATATTCCGTTATTTTGATGTTTTCGAACAGCATCTACCGGCGGCGGTTGTCGCAGAGCAAGGCATTTTCGATGGCTATGACAAGATCGCACAGTGGCGTCGTCATTTACAGGCGCGCCCTTCGGTTATCCATGCTGTTGCACCGGATTATCCGGAAGGGCTGATCGCCTTTGTGAAAAACAAAACATCCTGTCTCGCCAACATTCTGAATCAAGCAAAACTGGCCCCTGCCTGAAGGCGTATCATTCGAAACTATTGCACGTTGATCAGGACTCGAACAATGGTTTGTTCGGCCAGACCTCATCGAATGAGGCCTGGTTTTTTTGTGCCTTGGCGGCAAAGGTTTTCATCATGTCATTGGGGCGGAACATACCGGATTGCCAGGTGGCCATGTATTTCAGGCTGTCCTGTACGGAATGATCGCGACTGAAATTGATCATTTCCTTGCAGCCAACAACGGCCAGCGGCGAGTTGGCCGCGATTTGGGCGGCAATTTCGAGCACGCCCGTGACCAACGCATCATGATCCGGAAACACGCGATTCACCAGGCCCATGGATTGAGCTTCGGCGGCGGTGAATCGACGGCCGGTGTAAGCCAGTTCCCGCACCATGCCCTCGGGTACCAGTTTCGGAAACCGCTGCAGGGTGCCGACATCCGCCGTCATACCCAGTTCTGTTTCTTTGATAGTAAAGAACGCATCTTCGCTGGCATAGCGGCAATCCGCAGCGCAAACCAGATCCAGTGCCCCACCGATACAACCACCCTGAATGGCCACTAATACCGGAATGCGGGCTTTTTCGAGACTGCTCAGGCTATCCTGCAATTGTAAGACAACCCGACGTAAATTTTCGCCCATACGTCCGGGGTCTCCGGTCATGGTAATGGCTTTGGGGTTGGAGAACACACCGAGATCCATGCCCGCTGAGAAGTGCTTGCCGGTGGAGGAGATCACGATAACCCGTGCCAGGGATTCATCATCAATGTGTTGCACTATTTTTGGCAGATCTTTCCAGAAATCCGTGGTCATGGAATTCAGTTCATCGGGTCGTGAAAATTGAATGTGGGCGATCTTGTTCTCAAGACTGACATTGAAACAAGGTGAGGTGGGTAAAGTGATTTCTGTGCTCATGGTGTGGCTTCCGTATGGTGATCTTAGCGCTGTAAAGTTTATATCTAAGCATGCAATCTTGACAGTGTCAACTTGTGTTGCTCTGTTCTTTTGGCCGGACGTTGGTTACGTGCTTTGAGCCTGGCGTCGATACTGGTTCGGCGTTTGTCCAAACCAGCGTCGACATGCCCGAATAAATGCACTTTGCTCGGCATAGCCCAGGAGTCCGGCAACCTGGGTGAGGGGCAGTGCGGAGTCCGCTAAATAGCGTGCAGCCAGTTCCTTTCGCTCCCGATCCACCATGGTTTGGAAGTGCAGCTGCTCCTGGCTCAGGCGTCTTTGCAAGGTTCGGGTCTGGAAACAAAGCTGGTCTGCAATGGTATCAATTCTACAATGTCCGGTGGGCAGTAACCGCCGGATCAAGTGCGTGACTTGTTCGCTCAAGCGGGGGAGTTCATAAGTAAATTGTGACTCCAGATAATGCAGAGCCATCTGATGCGTGGCGGCGTCTGCAGACTTGTTCTCCATTTGCAGGATTTCCGGGCGGAGTACCATGCCGGTTTTCGGTTGCTCGAACAACACCGGACAACCGAAGAACTGTTGATAGTGTTTGACGTCCAATAGGGGTTTGTGGGCAAACAATACCATTTTAGGGCGGGATTCAGGGGAGTTGAGAATGCGCAGGATGTGCAAACCAATCGTCAAACTACTCTCGGTGACCTGTCGAATGTGTGGCAGGGAAGGTTCCAGAATCTCCAGATTAAACATCAATCCCTGATCCGGCAGTAAATCAAAATGAGTATGAAATGCCGGGCTGTGGACATGCAAATAGCGACTGATGTTACGAATGCCTTCTTCAATTGAAGCGGAATGGCGCGCAATAATCGCAATCGGCCCAAGTATGCGGATACCTTGGATCGACGCCAATTGCATGCCGAAATCCGGGCAATCGAGTTGATTCGCGCTGGCCTCATAGAGTCCATTCAAACTGCGGAAGGGGATAAAAGCATCTTCTTCATGCAATAAGAGCCGGGGGATTTTGAAGTCATTCAGAAGCGCATAGGGATCACCTCCCAGTTTTTTCACGAGTTCATCAAAGCCTTGCAAAGCACTGGTGCGGATCAAATATCCCATAGCGGATGGTTTCTCTGGATGAATGGAATACAGTCTGTCATGAAATGCCAATTATATGTCATGAAATGGCGATTAAGAAAGAACCAGCGCCACTAAAATGGGAACATTCGTACAGGATTTTGAGGGCATCATGGCAACGCAGAAGAAAAAACCAAACACTCCATCTATCGTTATCATCGGTACCGGATTCGGTGGCCTGGGTATGGCGATTCAATTGAAAAAGGCGGGTATTGACTCTTTCACCATGTTGGAGAAAGCCAATAACGTCGGTGGAACCTGGCGGGATAACACCTATCCCGGTGCGGCCTGTGATGTCCAGTCTCACCTGTACTCGTTCTCCTTTGAGCCGAAGCATGACTGGAGTCGCAAGTTTGGTCTGCAGGATGAAATTCAGGGCTATATGGAACACTGCGCCGAGAAATACGATCTGAATCGTCATATTCGCTATCAATCCGAAGTGACTGCAGCTCGTTTCGATGAAAATGCAGGAGAGTGGGTCATCGAACTGAAAGATGCCGAACCCATTCGGGCGAATGTGCTGGTCACGGCTACCGGACAATTGAATCAACCTGCTTTTCCAACCATTCCCGGGCTGGATAGTTTCAAAGGTAAGCTGTTCCATTCCGCACGCTGGGATCACAGCTATGACTTGAAAGGAAAACGGGTGGCCGTAATCGGTACCGGTGCGTCGGCGATCCAGTTTGTGCCACAAATTGTGCCCCAGGTTAAACAGCTGAAACTGTTTCAGCGTTCCGCAGCATGGGTGATTTCCAAACCCGATCGTCCCTTCAAGTCATGGGAGCATGGTTTATTTTCCCGTCTGCCCATGTATGATCGCCTGTATCGTACCTTCATCTACTGGAAAAACGAGGGTCGGGCCCTGGGGTTCACCCGTTTTGACAAGGTTCTCGATCTGTTCGCGCTGGAAGCCAAGTGGATGGCCCGTCGCCATGTTCGCAATCCGGAAAAACGCCGCAATTTGATTCCGGATTATAAAATCGGTTGTAAACGCATACTGATGGCGAATGACTGGTATCAGGCGGTGGACAACGATCACGTTGATTTGATCACCGACGGCATAGCGCGGATCGAGAAAGATGCGGTGATCACAAAAGATGGCCAGCGCCATGAGGTGGATGCGATTATTCTCGGTACTGGATTCAAGGCCACCGATTTCTTGTCGCCGATCAAAATCCATGGCCTTGAAGGGCAGGATCTCAATGATGCCTGGAAAGAAGGTGCTGAAGCCTACAAAGGGATCTCCGTATCCGGCTTCCCGAACTTGTTTATGCTGTACGGCCCGAATACCAACTTGTCCCATAACTCCATTGTATTCATGCTGGAATCGCAAATTCACTATGTGTTGGAAGCAATGAAAGGGTTAGGCAAGAAAAAAGCGCAATATCTGGACGTAAAAGCAGACCAGCAGCGGAAATATGTAGACGGTTTACAAGGCCGTTTGGAACACTCCGTGTGGGCCTCAGGCTGTGGTTCCTGGTACACCACCGCAGCGGGCCGAAACGTCGCCAACTGGCCAGGTTTCACCTTCACTTATCGCATGATGACCCGCGACTTCGAACCGAAGGACTACCAGTTTAAAACACTCAAGCCGGTCACCTTGAATACAGCCAACAAGCCCAAAACCAAGCCTAAACCCGCACAACCCGCCACCAACGCAGCAAGCTGATCGCTGACGTTTCATTTTGTTGTGTTTGATAAACTCACTTATCTTTCGGGGTAAGTGAGTCGATGGTCGTCATACAACACTTCTCAGTTGATGTACTAACTCAAATCCTATCAGATTGACACGAAACGACTTGATCCATAGAATCACGCTTAATGGATGAGTATGGAATATTCTCAAATCTAAAGGATTAGACTCATGGCTGAGCTTTTAATGTGCACTCGTGCGGACTCTCCGTCCAATTTGCTTGCAGAAAATAAAGATCTTCTTAAATCATTTTGCGCAACTAATTCACTTCGAAATACATCTCTCTTACAACCCTATACGCCCTATTTAATTCCGAGTAACTTTTTTAATCGAACTTCGATAATAAGCCCATTAAGTGAATTGTCACGAAATGAGCGTCAATTGCTCACTCACACAATTCAGCAGTTCGGGGATCTCACAGTCGCCATTTCAGATTTTTACAATGATATGTTTCTTGGTGGAAAAAAAGCTGATTGGCAAAGTGCATCAGGGGCAGCTCTCGGGGCTTATAATGATCGGGTTTCAGCGTTCACACGATCTCTGAATCGTTATCAAGAAACGCTTATTGCTCTTCGAAAGGCTAAACTGGCTAAAGAGCCTAAATTGACATTAGCTAATTTAGAAGTTCAAGTTAGAAGTGCTTATGGAAATCTCAATCAACATTTCCAGCGTGAAATGGTGCAATATACGAAGAACATTAGTTCGAAACGCGGCAGCGTTCTTTCTAATGTTGATAGAGGTGTGAATATCGCTAAGGATAGCCGTCACGTAACAAAACTTCAGTTAAGTAGCACTCAACAGATGCAGAATCTTAGCCGTTTCAGTAAGGGGCTATCTTATGTAGGGAAGAGCATAGTAGTTTTGGATGCAGCGGGTAGGTCTGGTAACGTTGTTAAGGATTATCGAGAAGGAAACGATTGGCAAAAAACAGCGGTGCAAGAGTCAGTAAGTATGT contains these protein-coding regions:
- a CDS encoding LysR family transcriptional regulator; translation: MDWNGLKTFLAIVETGSLAGAARKLGVNHSTVYRRLQALESVIEARLLEVQGNQYQITPIGEELAALGDSIAHRFSDIERLLIGKELQPRGHVRITAPFNLAYHYIPDALTSFRQQYPEITIEVLSTNQEINMNSRIADIAVRATPNPPEHLIGRKVASLPWSIYASPTYLESAPELSSLADLSAHNLIGGSGSMLNLPAFSWLEQHHPERITTRCDELTAMSYFAESGHGIALLPADQQRPGIVKCCKFDPAPASDIWLLTHPDLRKTARIRLVMNCLKQYFEEIGDSPTP
- a CDS encoding malate dehydrogenase, whose amino-acid sequence is MRRPVRVAVTGAAGAISYSLLFKIAAGEMMGKDQPVILQLVEMPQMMEKLLGVAMELMDCAYPLLHTITLHDNVEDGFKGAHYALLVGAKPRGPGMERSDLLVENAAIFARQGKALNDFANRDVKVLVVGNPANTNALIASRNAPDLSPSQFTCLTRLDHNRAKGILANHSGATTRDIGGIMIWGNHSTTQYPDLHQATIIGKPALDFVDMDWYRDEFIPKVQKRGGEIIQARGQSSAASAAQAVVDQMRDWVLGTEPGEIISMGILSDGSYGIAKGVFYSFPVRCNYGRYQIVQDIDVNEFSRQRLQASEQELLEEKAVIEHLLPKETEHSHQNLSICLRSGVTLYADDAGPDATSNFLSTHRVM
- a CDS encoding DoxX family protein, which codes for MQIKPNADLAALLLRLTLGSVLLAHSLYLKWVVFTLQGTADYFSSIGLASWLAYVVFAAEVVAGVALLLGVATRWVALGVIPILLGATVVHWGNGWLFTRTGGGWEYPLVLTLMAVIQFYLGSGRLALKPDSGDFIQVEHKSRGQAYDAI
- a CDS encoding crotonase/enoyl-CoA hydratase family protein, which translates into the protein MSTEITLPTSPCFNVSLENKIAHIQFSRPDELNSMTTDFWKDLPKIVQHIDDESLARVIVISSTGKHFSAGMDLGVFSNPKAITMTGDPGRMGENLRRVVLQLQDSLSSLEKARIPVLVAIQGGCIGGALDLVCAADCRYASEDAFFTIKETELGMTADVGTLQRFPKLVPEGMVRELAYTGRRFTAAEAQSMGLVNRVFPDHDALVTGVLEIAAQIAANSPLAVVGCKEMINFSRDHSVQDSLKYMATWQSGMFRPNDMMKTFAAKAQKNQASFDEVWPNKPLFES
- a CDS encoding AraC family transcriptional regulator; this encodes MGYLIRTSALQGFDELVKKLGGDPYALLNDFKIPRLLLHEEDAFIPFRSLNGLYEASANQLDCPDFGMQLASIQGIRILGPIAIIARHSASIEEGIRNISRYLHVHSPAFHTHFDLLPDQGLMFNLEILEPSLPHIRQVTESSLTIGLHILRILNSPESRPKMVLFAHKPLLDVKHYQQFFGCPVLFEQPKTGMVLRPEILQMENKSADAATHQMALHYLESQFTYELPRLSEQVTHLIRRLLPTGHCRIDTIADQLCFQTRTLQRRLSQEQLHFQTMVDRERKELAARYLADSALPLTQVAGLLGYAEQSAFIRACRRWFGQTPNQYRRQAQST
- a CDS encoding glutathione S-transferase family protein, yielding MTQFDNNTSGLEYELVSFKLCPYVQRSVITLREKGVAFKRTDIELSNKPEWFLRRSPTGKVPMLLVNGNTVLFESAVICEFIDETTPGSMLPENPLERAYHRAWIEFGSTILNQIARYYSAESEVDFNLAAQNLRASFARVEAEMVLPFFSGESFQIVDAVYAPIFRYFDVFEQHLPAAVVAEQGIFDGYDKIAQWRRHLQARPSVIHAVAPDYPEGLIAFVKNKTSCLANILNQAKLAPA